GAGCACAGAATACGCACGGCCGTTTTGGCACTACTGCTTTGCGCACAGGCCGGTTTTGGCTTCTCAGTCGCCGCACAGCAGGAAAGCACCTGCGAGGCCAACGGCAGCATATACTTTGTGGGGGAATGGTATTTTCTGGACTCTGATCACTGCACCCAGTGTGAATGCACCACCGAGGGCTCCGCATGTTCCCGCACTGAGTGCACTTCGCTCCCGGCTGCATGCATCCATGTCAGCCACTACCCCACCGACTGCTGCCCCAGGTGCGAGAAGATCGGGTGTGAGTACCGAGGAGTGGTGTACGAACTGGGACAGAACTTCCAGGTAAGCTCTGACACCTGGTAGCTTGCAAAAACGGGGATGGCCAGGGATGGCTTCGAGTATGGATGGATGGGGACTTAATGACCCTATAGATACTCTTGTTATTATAGGGCCTTAAATGTTCTCAAACCCATTTACATAACATTCACTAAAATATCtacacagtatactgtatacagcAATGGTTCCCATCTTGGAGCTCAGGTCTCAAGAAATATCTAAGGGGACATCAGATGattaaattgattaaaaataatatatatatattagctaTATGCTCAAATCACTCTCTATTGCCACATTAAGGCCATAACGGGTAATTAGGGGGTCATAAGAAGACATTAGTTAATCTTAAGGGGTCACAAATGTTGGGAACTACTGATATAGAATATAGTTTAGTTTTGCTATTATTTGTGGTGGCACCTAACTTTCATTAAAGGTACGCTTATTTAGTTTTGTAAGAGTAGAATACACAAATACAGCACCCTCTGTTTTAAAAAAGGGCCTACATATTGCCACAAAGTCCAACATTGTCTGTCTGCATTATCTCAAAATTAAATACTGCTGCATTTGTGAAGGCGCTAATGtcaatcatattttttttagaaacgTTTTAAATGGCACTGCAAACAGTATAGGCTGTATTTGTATAGACTGTATGTGCAGTATAGGACTTATGTCCAACAGAAAAAATGGAAACTGGGGAAGCCAGATTGTAAATAACTAAAAGTATCTATCACACAtatatcacaaaaacaaaaggtgAGCTGAGCAGCCTAATACTGTTTCATGCTCTGTTCTGCAACTGCTGTTGCCTGTAATTCAAATGTGTCAAATGCACAAACATATTTTTACCCACACAGTTTCCTTAAGTTTGTATGTTTTAACCATAATAAGGCTATAAGCCGATGTACTTCTCTTTCAGTGTATTTCCTTCTAAAACTCTGAACCGATGAATAACAGTCTGGGATGTTGGTATGTAACTTGAGCATACAGCTGGGAATTGGAGGTAAATGGCGCCCCCTTTTGAGATGGTATTAAGGAGGGCTTGGTGAGAGATGCTGGTTAGAAATAAGATCCATGTTGAGTCtcatgctgtttgtgtgtgtgtatattcccAGCCATCAGAATGTGAGCAGTGCACTTGTGACAGTGATGGCATCGCCCGCTGTCTAGTTGCAGATTGTGCCCCTCCACCATGTGTCAACCCTGTCTACCAGCCTGGGAAATGCTG
This Sander lucioperca isolate FBNREF2018 chromosome 9, SLUC_FBN_1.2, whole genome shotgun sequence DNA region includes the following protein-coding sequences:
- the zgc:113531 gene encoding von Willebrand factor C domain-containing protein 2-like translates to MVFSERLSFEHRIRTAVLALLLCAQAGFGFSVAAQQESTCEANGSIYFVGEWYFLDSDHCTQCECTTEGSACSRTECTSLPAACIHVSHYPTDCCPRCEKIGCEYRGVVYELGQNFQPSECEQCTCDSDGIARCLVADCAPPPCVNPVYQPGKCCPECREGPNCYVDASRSQVIPAGEPIWVDSCTKCRCHDGQDAGYWEGNRVATCSRLKNCTPEQQSPKKN